The following is a genomic window from Deinococcus sp. LM3.
CCGGCCGCCTGCACCTGCGCGCCGGTCGTGCCGTCGTGGTGACCGTAGGTGGTGACGGCCACGTCCGCCCCGGCCTGCGCGAGGGCCACGGCCAGCGCCTGCCCGATCCCGACGCCGCCGCCCGTGACGAGCGCCACGCGGCCACTCAGGTCGAAGGGGTTGGTGATCACAGCATCCCCACGGTCTTCTGCACCCAGCCGACGTCCGGGTCGAGTTTCACGCCCTGCGCGCGGCCGTCCCCGGCGAGGAACCACAGGTAGTACCCGGCGTAGCCGGGGGCGCTGACGTACGTGTGGTACCCGTGCGGAATGGCCAGCAGCGTGTCGTCGCGGACGGTGTGCGTGTCGTCGTACCCGCGTTCCGGCGAGTAGTGGCGGGTCAGGCCCCAGCCTTCGGGGCTGGACACGCGGAAGTAGTACATCTCCTCGTGGAACTTCTCGCTGCCCGCGTTCTCCTCGTGGCGGTGCGGGGGGTAGGTGCTCCAGTGGCCGCTGGGCGTGAGGGTCTCCCCGACGATCAGGCGACTGGCGGGCAGGCCATTGGGCGCGACGAGAATCTCGCGGAACTGCCGGGCGTAGTTGAGGGTGCCCCACTGACCGGTGTTCACCTGTTCGGGCCGGATCTCGTAGGGGGCGGTGTCGAGGTCGCTGGGCGCGGACGGCAGGGCGCCCTGGAAGTCGGTGTGGGCGGTGACGGTCCAGGTGTGCCCGCGCGGGATGTACACGCTGTGCGGCAGGCCGGTGAAGACGCTGGCGCGTCCGCCGACCGACTCGAAGGTGTGGTCGCCGACCTGCACGCGGGTGCGGCCGCTGAGGGCGACGAGGAGGTGCTCGCGGTCCCCGGACTCGCCGCTGACGCTCTGAGTGGCCTTCAGGTTGAGCTTGGCGAAGTCCAGCAGCTGGCAGGAGTCGTCCTGAAGGGGTTGCAGCCCCTCCCCACCGCTCAGGGTATGGAAGTGAGGGCTGGAGGTGGCGGGGGCGCTCACTTGACGAACCCCCCGGCCTTCAGGGCCGCGTAGGCGTTCTTCTCGTACCCGGCGAAGTTCAGGCCGTTCAGGCCGTCCGTGAAGGACTTCCAGTTGCCGTCGTTCAGGGGCCGCTGGCCGAGCACGAACTGCACGAGCGATTCGGACACGTAGCGGTCGATGTCGGCCTGGTTGGGCGCGGCGGGCACCACGAGGTCGCCGCTGCGGTCGATCCAGTTGTTGTTGCGGCGGGTGTCCATCAGCAGGTTGTAGACGTTCACGGAGCGGCCGTCACTGAATTTCAGGGTGCCGTAGCGGCCCTTGAGTTCCGCCGCCTGACCGTTCAGCGCCAGGAAGCGCAGCTGCGTGTTCGTGAGGCGGCCGTTCACGTTGGTGGTCGTGACGGTCGGCACGCCGCCGACCAGGGTGTAGTCCGTGCCTTTCTTCCCGAACGCCAGCTGGAAGTACCCCTCGCCGCTGTGCGCCCACTCCAGGAATTTCGCGATGGCGGGGCCCTTCCCGGCGTCCATGGCCTTCTTCGACACGACCAGCAGCGTCCCGGCGTTCGCAAATGTGCCCATGGAACGGCTGCCGCTCGGGCCTTTGGGGACGGGCACGAAGCGCAGGTCGCCCTTGGGGTTATTCGCCTCAAAATTCTTGAACCCGGCGATCAGGCCGCCGACGCTCTCGAAGAACAGGCCGCATTTGCCCTGCTGCCAGCGGTTACGCAGGTCGCTGCGTTTCATGGTGGCCCAGTCGGGGTCCATGACCCTGGCGTCCACGAGTTTGCGGACGTACTCGGTGGCCTTGCGGTAGTTGGGGTTGCGGACGTTCGCGGCGAACGCGGCGCCCGCGCGGTAGTTCCAGGTGCCGGGCACGCCGTACGCGCCGTACACCCACTGGAAGTGGTTGCCCAGGCCCAGGCCGGGCAGGATACCGGCGGTGTCGAAGTCGATCACGCCGCAGTAGCCGAAGGTGTCCTTGCGGCCGTTGCCGTCCGGGTCGCGTTCCGTGAAGGCGCGGGCGACGTTCAGGAACTCGTCGAGGGTGGTGGGGGTCTTCAGGTTCAGTTTCTCCAGCCAGTCCTGCCGGACCATGATCCCGTACTGGCGGCTGAGGGTGGCGGGTTCCTGCAGGCCGTACATCTGCCCGTTCTCGTTCACCAGGCCGTTGCGCATGGCGTTCCCGTAGCGGGCCTTGGTGCGCTGCGGCATCTGCGGCAGCAGGCTGGACACGGGCGCCACCTGTCCCTGGCGGATCAGCTGGTAGAACAGGTTGCGGTTGCGGATCTCGAACAGGTCCGGCAGGTCGTTCGCGGCGGCCAGCGACCCGAGTTTGTTGTCGCCGTCGGCGCCGGTGGGGAGCATGGTGAACTTGAGGTTCACGCCGGTGCGGGCGCGGATGACCTCGCCGGTGTCCCATCCGGCGGTAGGGGCGGGCGCCTCGGGGTTCGCGGCGTACAGCGCGACCGACAGGTCGGTGGCTTTCTGCGCGTGCGCGCCGAGCAGGGCGCTGAGCGTCACGAGGGCCAGGGTGCGGGCGGTGGTGCGGGTCAGGTGCGTCATGGTGGAACCTCCGGTCTGGGGGGTGGGCGGTGTGGGGGTGGGCGGTCTGGGGGGTGGGCGGTGCCGGTCTGGGGTGCGGGGGAGGGCGCTCAGCCCTTCACGCCGCCGGACAGCGTGCCGGACGTGAAGTACCGCTGAATCCACGGGTACACGAGCAGCATGGGAATGGTGGTCAGGACGACGGCCGCCATCTTCAGGGCGTCCGGGGGGGCGGTGGTGGTGGCGGCCGATTCGACGTACTCGGCGGAGTTCAGGCCGGTCAGGATGTCGCGCAGCACCACCGGCAGCGGCATCATCCGCGCGTCGGACAGGTACAGCACGGGTTCGAAGAAGGAGTTCCACTGCGTGACGGCGTAGAACAGCCCGATGGTCAGCAGGATCGGTTTGGACAGCGGCAGCACGATGTGCCACAGCACCTGCAGGTCGCTCGCACCGTCGATCTTCGCGGCTTCCTCCAGGCTCTCGGGCAGGTTCTGGAAGAAGTTCTTCATGACGAGCAGGTTGTAGACGCTGACCGCGCCGTGCAGCAGCAGCGCCCAGTACGTGTTCAGCAGGTTCAGGTCGCGGATCACGAGGTACAGCGGGATCAGTCCGGCGCTGAACAGGAACGTGAACAGGATCACGCCGGTCAGGAACTTGCGGCCCGGCAGGTCCGGGCGCGACAGCGGGTACGCGGTGCAGACGGTCAGGATCATGCTGATCAGCACGCCGCTCAGCGTCAGGAACACGCTGTTGCCCAGCGCGCGGATCAGGGCGGGTTGCCGCAGCAGTTCCTCGTAGGCGTTGAAGGACACGGCGCGCGGCAGCAGGCTGGTCGTCTGCCCCAGCGGTGTCAGGCTGACCGACACGACGTACACCAGCGGGATGAGCGTGGCGAGCAGCACGGCGATCAGGAAGGCGTTCACGGTACGGTCGAACGCGCGGTCGTTCTGGCGGCGGACTCGGGTCATGCGGGGCTCCTCACAGCAGCGTTCATGGGGGTCAGTACAGGCCCTGACCGGCGAAGCGGCGGGCGATGCGGTTGGCGATCACGATCATCAGCAGGCCGATCAATCCCTTGAACAGGCCCACGGCGGTCGCCAGCGAGAACTGGAAGTTCTGGATGCCCTGGCGGTACACCCAGGTGTCGATCACGTCCGCGACCGAGTACACCGGCAGCGAGTACAGGACGTAGATCTGGTAGAAGCCGGCGTCCAGGATGTGCCCCAGGCGCAGCAGGGTCACGAGGACGATCACGTCGAGCATGCCGGGCAGCGAGATGTGCCGGATGCGCTGCCAGCGGGTGGCGCCGTCCACCTCGGCCGCCTCGTACAGCGAGGGGCTGATGCCGATCAGCGCGGCGAGGAACAGGATCGCGCTCCAGCCGGTCTCCTTCCAGATGTCGCTGAAGATCACGACCGCGCGGAACGCGCCGGGGTCGGTCAGGAACGACACGGCGTCGCCGCCGGCCGCGATCACGCCCTTGTTGACCAGACCGCTGCCGGGCGAGAGCATGGCCAGCAGGATGCCGAACACGATCACCCACGACAGGAAGTGCGGGAGGTACGTGACGGTCTGCGTGACGCGCGCCAGGCCCTTGCGGGTGCTCTCGTGGATGGCGATCGCCAGGATGATCGCCGGGGGCAGCCCGATCAGCAGTTTCGCGAAACTGATCAGCAGGGTGTTCGTCATCAGCTGCGAGAAGTAGAACGACGAGAAGAACGCCTGGAAGTGCTCCAGGCCCACCCAGGGACTGTTCAGGACGCCCTGCACCGGCTGGAAGTCCTTGAAGGCGATCTGCGCGTTCCACAGCGGCCAGTACCGGAACAGCGCGAACCACAGCAGGCCCGGCAGCAGCATCAGGTACAGGCCCCGGTGGCGCCACAGGCGGGCCAGCAGGCGCTGGCGGGGGCTGCGGCGGGCGGCGGGCGGGGCAGAGCGGATCACGTTCGTCATGGGTGGGACCTCCTGCGGCACGTAAGCGCCCGTCACCGGGGCCTGGGCGGACTCCGGCGGGTGGATGGGGGTGCGGGTTGGGTGAAGCCGGTCGGGGCCGGTCAGGTCATGGGGTGAGGCGGCGGAACGCGGCGCGGTCGGTCAGAGGGGTCGGTCGGGAGGCGGCTGGCCGGTGGCGGCGGGTCGGTCGCGGCGGGCCGTGGGGGGAGGCCGTTTCAGGGACTTCGGGGCGGGGCGGTCGTCTCGCGGACGACCAGTTCGCTGGGGTAGTCGAGGACCGTGCCGCGCACCGTCTCGCCGGCCAGCGCGCCGGCGAGCAGCCGCAGGGCGCTGTCGCTCATGTCGTGGATGGGGTGGCGCACGGTGGTCAGGGCCGGGTGGCTCTGGCTGGCGGCGGCGATGTCGTCGAAGCCCACCACGCTGATGTCCTGCGGGACGCGCAGGCCGCGGTCCTTGACGGCGTCCATCGCGCCGAAGGCGGTGGCGTCGCTCGCGGCGAAGATCGCGGTGGGGGGGTGGGGCAGGTCCAGCAGTTCGCGGGCCGCCTCGAACCCGCGCCGCTGCGTGAAGTTGCCGGGCCGGATCAGGGCGGGATCGAGCAGGCCGCGTTCCCCCATGGCGTCGCGGTAGGCGCGCAGTCGCTCGTGGGCCTGACTGGACCCGTCGGCCCCGGCGATGAAGCCCACGCGGCGGTGCCCGAGGTCGAGCAGGTGCGTGGTCGCGGCGTGCGCGCCGTGGTACGAGTCGGCGCGGACGTTGGGCAGGTCGGTGGGCGTCCCGAAGTGGCTGATCAGCACGATGGGCGTGCGGCTGCGTTCCAGGACGCCCAGGTGCTGCGGGTCGTCGGTGGGAACGACCAGGATCAGTCCGTCGGCCAGTCCGCCGCTGAGGGCCGCGACGCGTTCGCGTTCGCGGGCAGGGTCGCGGCTGGTGGTGAAGACGCCCAGGTCCAGGCCGGCGCTGCTGGCGGCCTCGGCGGCGGCGCGGGCGACCTCGGCGAAGTACGGGCTGACGAGTTCCGGGACGACCATTCCGACGAGGTTGGTGCGGGCGCCGCGCAGCCGCCGGGCGGCGGGGTTGGCGACGTACCCGAGGTCACGGGCGGCCTGGATGACGCGGGCGCGGGTCTGCTCACTGATCCGGCCGGTGTTGTTGAGGGTCTTGGAAACCGTGACGGCCGACACGCCGGCAAGGCGCGCGACGTCTGCGATGGTGACGGGGGCAGTCATGGGCACTCCTGTGATGGGGCGCGGATGCTCCATCAAGATCTGGGTTAACGATTACCCAGACTGTAACACCCACCCACCCGCGCGTCAATGCACGCCCTGCACGTCCCCACCCTGAACGCCCCGCGCATCCCGTAAGCTGGGCGACATGCTGCGCCGCGCCCTGAACACCCTCGGCTGGACGGCGGCCGGAGTCGTGGCTCTGGGCGTCACCAACACCTACCGCTTCCAGACCACCACCCACCGCGCCGCCCTGCACGGCCTGACCCGCCCGGTACGGATCGCGCACCTCAGCGACCTGCACTACGGCATCTTCATGCGCCGCCGCTCGGTGCGCCGCTGGGTGCAGGCCACCCGGCAGGCCCGGCCGGACGTGATCGTCATCACCGGCGACTTCCTCGACAGCGGCGTCGGGCGGCGGCACCACACCAAGCTGCTGGCGGAACTCGCGGACCTGCACGCGCCGCTGGGCGTGTACGCCGTGTGGGGCAACCACGACTGGACCAGCCTGAACACCAACGCCACCCGGCAGCAGTTCGCCGAACAGCTGACCCGCGCCGGCGTGCGGCTCATCAACAACGCCGGCGTGCAGGTCCGTGACGACCTGTACGTCGCAGGCGTCGACGACTGGTGGTTCGGGCAGCAGGACCTGAACGCCGCGTTGCAGGACCACGCGGGCGGCGCAGTCGTCCTGCTGGCCCACAACCCGGACTACCTGTCGCAGGTGCCGCACTGGGTAGGCCTGACCCTCAGCGGCCACACGCACGGCGGGCAGGTCCGGCTGCCACTCATCGGACCGCTGAAGAAACGCAGCACCCTCCTGAACGTCCTGCGCGGCTGGGTGCGCGGCGACCGGATCGTGCAGTGTCCCGCCGAGGGCACGCCGGGCGTCACGCCGGCCGGACAGGCGCTGGGTTTCGTGTCGCGCGGGCTGGGCGTCACGGGCGTGCCGCTGCGCTGGGACTGCCCGGCCGAACTGGTGCTGCTGGACCTCCACGCCCCCTGATACGGACTCCGATTGAAGGGTCTTTGCAGTCCCCTCAATCCGAGCGAAGCGAGTGGGAGCAGAAGCGGGCTGCCGGGCGTGGAGTTGGCAACCCGGCGATGTTCCGGGTTGTCAGCGAAACAAACGGCAGTCCGTATGACCCGGCGGAACCGCCGTCAGAGGCCCGCGTCAGGGGGCGTGAGGCTGGCGGAAGGGTCGGCTGACGGCGCGTCGGGCGGCCACAGGGCGTCCAGGACGGCCTGCACCGCCGGCGTTACCGGGCCGGGCCGGACGACCGTGCCGTACGTCCGGGAGACGGACCAGGGCAGGGGGCGCGCCAGGACGCCCGGCGGCAGTTCAGGCATCGTGAGGTGCGGCAGCACCGCGAACCCCAGTTCACCGGCGACCATCGCGGCGATGGCGGCCTCGCTGTTCAGGCTGAGGGCCGGCCGCACCCGGACGCCGTGGCGGGCCAGGGCGTCCGGGACGCGGCGGTCATGTGGGTCGCCCAGGTGGATGTACGGCCGCTGCCACGCGCCGGGCAGTGTCCAGTGGGCGGGCAGGACCAGCAGGTAGGGGTCCTCCCCGAGGGGCCGGGCGTTCAGGGCGCTGCCGGGCAGCAGCTGGGTGAGGCCCACGTCGGCCTGCCCGGACTGCACGGCGCGGTACACGGCGTCACGTTCGAGGTGGGCGTCGTCGACCGCGACGTTCACGCCGGGGGCCACGCCGCGCAGGCGCCGGAGCGCGCCGGGCAGCAGGTGCCGGGCGAGGCTGGGAAAGGCGGCGACGGTGACGGTCCCGTGCAGTTCGGCGCTGCGGGCCAGGTCGATCAGGGTCCGGGCGGCGTCCACGAGGCGCTGCGCGCCGGGCAGGACGCGCTGCCCGGCCGGGGTCAGCTGGACCCCCCGGCCGCCCCGGCGGAGCAGCGGCACGCCCAGGGTGCGTTCCAGCAGCCTCAGCGCGTGGCTGAGCGCGGACTGCGTGACGTTCAGTTCGATGGCGGCGGCGCTGAAACTCCCGCGCTGGGCGGCGACGACGAAGGCCCGCCACTGCGCGAGCGTGGGCTGCGGCCCCTGCCCGCACGGTATGTCGGCAGGCGGCGTGGCAGCGGGCGGCGCGACCTGCTGACCGGTCGGCTGGCTGGTGGGCTGTCCGGTGGGCTGGGCGGCGTGCTGGGATGCGGGGGATGGCCCGGCCATGAGCTTCATTCATAGCACGGGCCGAGCCCCGCAGGGCGGCTCGCCTCACGCGGTCGGGCGGTCCGTACAGTCCGGGAAGAGAACTGCCGCCCCCCACAGGTCATGTGCACGGCCGGATCGGAAGACCCCCGGTCCGTCTCTTCCGCGCCGCCAGGAGCGGTTCTCCCCTGCCGCCCCGCCCCCTCGCAGAATTCAGCCGGAGTCCGTCTCGACCCAGGAGTGCCATGTCCCAATCACTGCCGACCTCGCCGCCATCTCAGCCTCCTGCGCACCCGGACTCCACCGGCCTCACGGTCCCGGCGGCCACGCCCGGCGACTGGTTCACGCGCACGCGCGAGCTGGCCCTGACCCTGACCGGCTGGCCCAGCGTGACCGGCACGCCCGGCGAGCAGCAGTTCCCGCTCCAGCTCCGGAACCTGCTGCGCTCATGGCCGGCGTTCCAGAGCGAACCGGAACGGGTGTGGACCGCTCCGGCCGGAACGTCCGCGAACCTGTACGCGCTGGTCCGGGGTCAGCAGCCCGACACCGTCATCCTGAGCGGGCACTTCGATACGGTCGGCACCGGCGCCTACGGGCCGCACGCCCCGCACGCCTTCACGCCGCACGCCCTGCGGGACGCGCTGCTGCGTCACCTGGACCGCCCCGACCTGAGCGGCCCGGAACGGCAGGCGCGGCAGGACCTGCTCAGCGGCGAGTTCCTGCCCGGACGGGGCCTGCTGGACATGAAGGCCGGACTGGCCGCCGGGCTGGCCGTCCTGGAACGCTACGCGGCCCTGGCACCCGCCGACCGCCCCGTGAACCTGCTGCTGATCGCCTCGCCGGACGAGGAGCAGCGCTCCCGCGGCGCGCGGCAGGCAGCGGCCGACCTGCCCGCCCTGACCCGGCAGCGCGGCCTGCGCGTCCGGCTGGGCATCAACCTGGACGCCACCAACGACGCCGGTGACGGCCGCGACGGACAGGCGGTGTACCTGGGCACCACCGGCAAGGTGCCCGTCACGGCCCTGATCCTGGGACGCGCCACGCACGCCTCGTACCCCTTCGACGGAACCAGCGCCGCCCTGATCGCCGCCGAACTGGTCAGCCGGATCGAAACCAACCCGGACCTGACCGACACCGCCCACGCGGATCACAGCCCGCCCCCCGCCTGCCTGGAACTGCGCGACAGCCGCGCCGGGTACGACGTCACGACCCCCGCCCACATCTGGTGCGCCTTCAACGTGCTCACGTACCGCCGCAGCGCCGCCGAGGTCACGGCGCAGATCCTGCACGAGGCGCGCGGGGCGGCCCGGACCGCACTGACCCGGCAGGCGCAGCACGCCGCCCGCTGGGACGGCATCAGCCGCGCCGCACCGGAGGCGGCGGTCCTCTGCTTCGCCGAGCTGCGCACGCAGGCCGAGCGGCAGGTCGGCGAGGCGCGCGTGCAGGCGCTGCTGTCGGCACCCGACCGCACCGACGATCCCCTGGCCGAGAGCCGCGAACGGACGCTGGCCCTGGCGCAGGCGGCGGGACTGAGCGGCCCGGCCGTCATCGTGGGCCTGGGCGCCGTCCACTACCCCGCCACGCACGTGGACGCCGACCTGGGCCGGCAGGTGACCGACACGCTGAAGAC
Proteins encoded in this region:
- a CDS encoding extracellular solute-binding protein, translating into MTHLTRTTARTLALVTLSALLGAHAQKATDLSVALYAANPEAPAPTAGWDTGEVIRARTGVNLKFTMLPTGADGDNKLGSLAAANDLPDLFEIRNRNLFYQLIRQGQVAPVSSLLPQMPQRTKARYGNAMRNGLVNENGQMYGLQEPATLSRQYGIMVRQDWLEKLNLKTPTTLDEFLNVARAFTERDPDGNGRKDTFGYCGVIDFDTAGILPGLGLGNHFQWVYGAYGVPGTWNYRAGAAFAANVRNPNYRKATEYVRKLVDARVMDPDWATMKRSDLRNRWQQGKCGLFFESVGGLIAGFKNFEANNPKGDLRFVPVPKGPSGSRSMGTFANAGTLLVVSKKAMDAGKGPAIAKFLEWAHSGEGYFQLAFGKKGTDYTLVGGVPTVTTTNVNGRLTNTQLRFLALNGQAAELKGRYGTLKFSDGRSVNVYNLLMDTRRNNNWIDRSGDLVVPAAPNQADIDRYVSESLVQFVLGQRPLNDGNWKSFTDGLNGLNFAGYEKNAYAALKAGGFVK
- a CDS encoding ABC transporter permease subunit, with the protein product MTNVIRSAPPAARRSPRQRLLARLWRHRGLYLMLLPGLLWFALFRYWPLWNAQIAFKDFQPVQGVLNSPWVGLEHFQAFFSSFYFSQLMTNTLLISFAKLLIGLPPAIILAIAIHESTRKGLARVTQTVTYLPHFLSWVIVFGILLAMLSPGSGLVNKGVIAAGGDAVSFLTDPGAFRAVVIFSDIWKETGWSAILFLAALIGISPSLYEAAEVDGATRWQRIRHISLPGMLDVIVLVTLLRLGHILDAGFYQIYVLYSLPVYSVADVIDTWVYRQGIQNFQFSLATAVGLFKGLIGLLMIVIANRIARRFAGQGLY
- a CDS encoding LacI family DNA-binding transcriptional regulator, which translates into the protein MTAPVTIADVARLAGVSAVTVSKTLNNTGRISEQTRARVIQAARDLGYVANPAARRLRGARTNLVGMVVPELVSPYFAEVARAAAEAASSAGLDLGVFTTSRDPARERERVAALSGGLADGLILVVPTDDPQHLGVLERSRTPIVLISHFGTPTDLPNVRADSYHGAHAATTHLLDLGHRRVGFIAGADGSSQAHERLRAYRDAMGERGLLDPALIRPGNFTQRRGFEAARELLDLPHPPTAIFAASDATAFGAMDAVKDRGLRVPQDISVVGFDDIAAASQSHPALTTVRHPIHDMSDSALRLLAGALAGETVRGTVLDYPSELVVRETTAPPRSP
- a CDS encoding metallophosphoesterase, whose amino-acid sequence is MLRRALNTLGWTAAGVVALGVTNTYRFQTTTHRAALHGLTRPVRIAHLSDLHYGIFMRRRSVRRWVQATRQARPDVIVITGDFLDSGVGRRHHTKLLAELADLHAPLGVYAVWGNHDWTSLNTNATRQQFAEQLTRAGVRLINNAGVQVRDDLYVAGVDDWWFGQQDLNAALQDHAGGAVVLLAHNPDYLSQVPHWVGLTLSGHTHGGQVRLPLIGPLKKRSTLLNVLRGWVRGDRIVQCPAEGTPGVTPAGQALGFVSRGLGVTGVPLRWDCPAELVLLDLHAP
- the iolB gene encoding 5-deoxy-glucuronate isomerase; this translates as MSAPATSSPHFHTLSGGEGLQPLQDDSCQLLDFAKLNLKATQSVSGESGDREHLLVALSGRTRVQVGDHTFESVGGRASVFTGLPHSVYIPRGHTWTVTAHTDFQGALPSAPSDLDTAPYEIRPEQVNTGQWGTLNYARQFREILVAPNGLPASRLIVGETLTPSGHWSTYPPHRHEENAGSEKFHEEMYYFRVSSPEGWGLTRHYSPERGYDDTHTVRDDTLLAIPHGYHTYVSAPGYAGYYLWFLAGDGRAQGVKLDPDVGWVQKTVGML
- a CDS encoding carbohydrate ABC transporter permease gives rise to the protein MTRVRRQNDRAFDRTVNAFLIAVLLATLIPLVYVVSVSLTPLGQTTSLLPRAVSFNAYEELLRQPALIRALGNSVFLTLSGVLISMILTVCTAYPLSRPDLPGRKFLTGVILFTFLFSAGLIPLYLVIRDLNLLNTYWALLLHGAVSVYNLLVMKNFFQNLPESLEEAAKIDGASDLQVLWHIVLPLSKPILLTIGLFYAVTQWNSFFEPVLYLSDARMMPLPVVLRDILTGLNSAEYVESAATTTAPPDALKMAAVVLTTIPMLLVYPWIQRYFTSGTLSGGVKG
- a CDS encoding M20/M25/M40 family metallo-hydrolase, whose protein sequence is MSQSLPTSPPSQPPAHPDSTGLTVPAATPGDWFTRTRELALTLTGWPSVTGTPGEQQFPLQLRNLLRSWPAFQSEPERVWTAPAGTSANLYALVRGQQPDTVILSGHFDTVGTGAYGPHAPHAFTPHALRDALLRHLDRPDLSGPERQARQDLLSGEFLPGRGLLDMKAGLAAGLAVLERYAALAPADRPVNLLLIASPDEEQRSRGARQAAADLPALTRQRGLRVRLGINLDATNDAGDGRDGQAVYLGTTGKVPVTALILGRATHASYPFDGTSAALIAAELVSRIETNPDLTDTAHADHSPPPACLELRDSRAGYDVTTPAHIWCAFNVLTYRRSAAEVTAQILHEARGAARTALTRQAQHAARWDGISRAAPEAAVLCFAELRTQAERQVGEARVQALLSAPDRTDDPLAESRERTLALAQAAGLSGPAVIVGLGAVHYPATHVDADLGRQVTDTLKTFTEQTGVPVRVRHHFQGISDMSFLGHRPSEADRAATRDLTPTPGDQPDRADTLSFPTVNAGPWGRDYHQQFERIHQPYSFGTLPELVWRLALMPALVTPQGPGRPD
- a CDS encoding LysR family transcriptional regulator, whose translation is MKLMAGPSPASQHAAQPTGQPTSQPTGQQVAPPAATPPADIPCGQGPQPTLAQWRAFVVAAQRGSFSAAAIELNVTQSALSHALRLLERTLGVPLLRRGGRGVQLTPAGQRVLPGAQRLVDAARTLIDLARSAELHGTVTVAAFPSLARHLLPGALRRLRGVAPGVNVAVDDAHLERDAVYRAVQSGQADVGLTQLLPGSALNARPLGEDPYLLVLPAHWTLPGAWQRPYIHLGDPHDRRVPDALARHGVRVRPALSLNSEAAIAAMVAGELGFAVLPHLTMPELPPGVLARPLPWSVSRTYGTVVRPGPVTPAVQAVLDALWPPDAPSADPSASLTPPDAGL